The nucleotide window GCGGCGGCAGGCTGCGAAATGGTGGTTCTGCTCTGTACCGGAGAGTTCCACGGGCTGCATGGCGATGGCGCATGGTTGATCGAGCCGGATCGTATTTTACCGCCAACGCTTAATGCGCTGGTGGGCGATCGTCAGGCCGGGATCCTGGTGCCGCTGGCTTCACAAATCGCCAGCGAACTGGAGAAGTGGAAAGGGGCTGCGAGGAAGCCGGTGTTTGCCGTAGCCTCGCCTTATACCGCGACAGAAGAAGAGATCGCCGCCGCTGCCCGCTCGCTGGCTGAACAGGGCGCAGAGATCATTCTGACCGACTGCATGGGCTACACTGGCTGGCATCAGGCCATCTGCGCCCGTCACGTCGACCAGCCGGTGGTGCTCTCTAACCAGCTGCTGGCCGATCTGCTACGCAACGTATTGTAAAAGGAGCCATCATGAAACTGCTGTTATTAAGTAATTCTGCGTCACCCGGTTTGCGCTACCTTGAGCATGCCGTCCCGCTGGTCGGACGCGATCTGAAACCGGGACAGAAAGTGGTGTTTATTCCTTTCGCCGGGGTTACGCAGAGCTGGGATACCTACACCGATAAAGTGCGTGACGCTTTTCGCGATCTGAATATTGAGATCGTCGGGGTCCACACGCTCTCCGATCCGCAGGCGGCGATCGCAGCAGCTGATGCCATTATGGTAGGCGGCGGCAACACCTTTAATTTGCTGAAAGAGTGCCGTGCACGCGGCCTGCTGCAACCCATTGCCGAAGCGGTGAAAACGGATACCTTCTATGTTGGCTGGAGCGCTGGCTCCAACCTCGCCTGCCCCACTATCCGCACCACCAACGATATGCCCATTGTCGATCCGGGCGGCTTTGATGCGCTGAACCTCTTCCCACGCCAGATCAACCCCCATTTCACCAATGCGCTGCCAACGGGGCATCAGGGCGAAACGCGCGAACAGCGCATCCGCGAGCTGCTGGCGCTCTCGCCAGAGCTGGAGGTGATTGGCCTGCCGGAAGGAAACTGGATCGAGATGAACGGTGACCAGGCTTATGCTTATGGCCCTCATCCGACGCTGCTGTTTAAAGCGGGTGAAGAGGCTATCACGCTGCCAGCCGGCGAGCCGCTGCTCTGAGAGGAAAATTATGCTGGGGATTATCCGGGTGACCTATGACGCTCCTCATCCTTTCAAAACATTGTTGTAGCACCAGCTTGCTCCCCGCTAAGCCTGAGGGCTGAAATCTTCAGCCCTCACTTATCAATAAACAGCTCAACCGGCACCCCGAAACGGCGGGATAATGCCCTGATATGTTCAATTGTCAGCTTGCGATCGCCGCTTAAAATACGGCTCACCAGCGACTTTTTACCTATTTCCTGCTCGAAATCACTCAGTTTAAGCTGATACTGATCGATCAGGGTACGAAGTACCCCAACGCCTGTATGAATAGCTTTGAGACGAGCATTGAAGGCCGCAAATTCCGAAGAGAGGCTTTCATAAAGATCGATTTTATCGCACAGCAATGCCAGCAATGGGTTATCCGGATCGTTCTCCACCAGATATTCGGCCAGCTGCAAAGCCTGTTCATAATCTTCACGTTGCTGGCTTCCGGCCAACAGGGGAACCCTGTTCATAAGCTGCTGCGAACTGGCAAGCGCTTCAGAGATCATTGATGAGACTCCCGATACTTTTTGATTAATTTGTCATACTCCGCATGTGAACAAATGTGCTTAATGAAAATTTTCCCCCGCTCAAAATCAGCAAAAAACAGCACCCGAATATGATTTCCCTGCAGATCAATTACCCACCATTTATTCCGATACTTCATTCAGTCAAGACTGGGATACAGACGCTTCAACTCCTCAGGCGTTGCGAAATCATGTTTACACAACTGGCGATAGAGTAACGTTAATGCCGAAGCGGCCTGGGGATAAAGCCTTGCCGCTACATTGAACGGATTTCTTGAGATGACATGCACTCCCTGCCCTCGTTCGTTTCCATGTTGGAAACAGTCTGGCATAAAGCATCAATGTTGACAACAAGGAAACTTAACGCACAGGGTGAGCATCGGGCTGCGTTAACGCCGTCCATGCCCTGACGAAGATCTGTCGGGTACGCAGCGCGATCGTTACCTGCCAGTCAGGATCGTCAGGATAGAAGCCGTCGAAAAGATCCCGCTTGATCTGCAATCCCTGTTCGCTGGCCGGATCGCCAAACAGATGCAGCCAGTGATCGTTACGCACGCGGCGATGCATCTCTTCGCCTTCCAGCGTCCCGCACTCTACCACCAGCTGAAGCAGCTGCGTTTGCGGCAAATTATCCAGCATAAACTGAGAGAGGTAGCCGGTGGCCGTGGCGGTTACGCCCGTTTCGCTGTCGCGGCCTGCGCCGGTAATCAGCACCGTTAACCAGGCGCCAAAGATCGCTCTGGCCTGCTGCAGCGCCGGATAGTCATGCTCTGCTATCGCCATCAGCATCGGATGACCGTAAGCGCCCGCGCCGGTATGCAGGTCGAAACTGACGATCTCTTTCGCCCGGGACAGATGATGGTCAATAATGGTTTTCATCGTAAGATGCGACCAGCTCGCCTGCTGCCCGCCATAGAAGATGCCGTCGGCATACTGATACTGTCCGGCCTCAACAATGCGCTTAACACCTGCCCAGCCCAATGTTTGCCGTTTCTCCAGCAGCAGCGCATCCGCCTGCGCCCGCTCCGGCCCGTCAATATCGCGGCAGGTATACACGGCGTGCAGTTCACCATATGCGTGATTATCGGGCGGCCCAGCCACGAAATTGATGAAGTTACGGTTGAGATCGGCATTATCTTCATTCACCCGACGTAAATGGGCGGTGCCCCAGGGGTTAATCAGATGCACCATCACCAGCGCCACGTTGTCCGGCATCGCTGCAGCCTTAACCGTTTCCAGCCAGGCTATCTGGCTCTCTGAGCCGTAATAGCCCTCCACGCCATGCGTGCCGGAGACAATAAGCATCAGCTTTTGCGCGGCGGGATCGCCCACTACCGCAACATCGGTAAATAATGTTTCGCCATGCGGTCCGGAGAGAGGATGCGGATAAGCGGTATTCGCCCCACCCGCTCTCGCTACGGCGGCCAGAAAGCGCGCCCGCTGCGCGCTGTAATCAGGAAGAGATCGCATCAGGCTCACTTCTGCAGGTGGTAAACATCAAAGCTGAAATATTTCTTCGCCAGCTTGTCGTAAGTGCCATTTTTATGCAGTTCCGCCAGCGCGGCGTTAATCTCGGCAACCCGTTTGGTATCCTCTTTACGCAGACCAATCCCCACGCCTTCACCAAAATACTCTTTGTTATAGAGCGTGTTGCCGCTGATCTGGTAATCCTTGCCCTGCGGAGATTTCAGGAAGCCCGTTTCCGCCGCTGCGGCACTGGTCAGCGTCGCCTCCACGCGTCCGGAAGCCAAATCTGGCCAGATCTCTTCCTGATTAGGATAAGAGACCACCTGGATGCCTGCGGAAGCCCAGACAGCTTTAGCGTAAGTTTCCTGCGTCGTGCCCTGCGCCACGCCGACCGTTTTGCCTTTTAGCGCAGCAGCATCCGGCGTCAGACCGCTATTCTTTTTCGTCACCAGCGCGCTGGGGGTGTTGTAAAGCATATCGGTGAACGCTACCTGCTGGCGGCGCTTGTCGGTCATCGCCATTGCCGAGAGGATGGCATCAAATTTACGCGCCTGTAGGGCGGGAATAATGCCGTCGTAACCCGTTTGTACCCAAACGCACTTCACCTGCATCTGATGGCAAATTGCGTTGCCCATCTCAATATCAAACCCGCGCAGGCTGCCATCCGGCGCTTTGGATTCAAAAGGGGGAAAAGTGGGGTCAACGCCAAAGCGCAGCGGCTCGGCGGCAGAGGCGCTGGCGGCAAACAGCACCAGAGCAGTGAGGACAAATTTTTTCATTCAGGGCTCCCGGGAGAAAAAGCGTAAAAAACGTTCATATCTTTCATACCATGATTTATTTGCCCGGAGGGGATATTTTCCGCTTATAGCTGATTTTACAGGCAAAAAAAGGGCCTTCATCAGAAGGCCCTTATTGTTCTTTTTCGCCTGGTTAACGCTGTGGTGCGGCGTCCGGATACATCGCTAACAGACGGCGCGTCACGCCGTTGGTCCAGCCAAATCCATCCTGCAGCGGGTATTCACCGCCGCCTGCCAGTACCGGCGCACGTCCGGCAACGTTATATTTTTCAACCATTTTATGGTGGCGATGGTAGGTTGCACCCACTACCTGCAGCCAGCGGGTGGCAATTTCCTTCGCCAGCAGCTCTTCGCCATAATTGTTGAAGCCCTTGATCGCCATCCACTGCATTGGTGCCCAGCCGTTAGGTCTGTCCCACTGCTCGCCTGTCTCTTCAACTGTGCAGAGCACACCGCCAGGGGCAAGCAGATGCGAACGGATAGCGGCCGCGGTCTGCGTGGCCTGATCCAGGCTCGCCATTCCCACATACAGAGGCGTCACTGAAGCTGCAGAAAACGCACCCTTTTCGCGTTCACGCCAGTTGTAATCGCGGTACAGACCCGCTTCGGCATCCCAGAGATATTTGTCCAGGATCTCACGGCGGCGCACAGCCTTCTGCTGGAAAAGTTCAGCCGTTACCTGGTCTTTCTTCTCCGCCGACAGCCGCGCAATGGTGGTTTCCAGCTTGTAGAGAAACGCATTGAGATCCACCGGCACGATGCTGGTGGTCTGGATACTCTCCAGACGGCCAGGCTCACTCAGCCAGCGTGAGGAGAAGTCCCAGCCAGAGGCAGCCCCTGCGCGCAGGTCACGATAAACCTCGCCGGAAGGACGCGCGGAATTTCTGGCTGTTTCGACATCCTCAATCCACGACTCATCACGCGGCGTATCGCGATCGTCCCAGTAGCGGTTCAGCACCGAGCCGTCAGAGAGCATCACCACGTGGCGATACGCTTCGTTTGGCGTCAGCGACTCCTGGCCATCCATCCAGAACGCATGTTCCCGCTTAAGGTGCTTCAGATAGCGATGCGCTTCATTCACGCCATCCTTCTCAAACAGCTCCACCATCATGGCAAAGACCGGTGGCTGTGAGCGGCTCAGATAGTAAGTCCGGTTGCCGTTCGGAATATGCCCGTAGGTATCGATCATCCAGGCGAAATTGTCCGCCATGTTTTTAAGCAGATCGGTGCGGCCGCTGGCGGCAAAGCCCAGCATGCTGAAGTAAGAGTCCCAGTAATAGGTCTCGCCAAAGCGGCCACCCGGCACCACATAAGGCTCGGGCAACGGCAGCAGCGAAGAGAATTCTGAATGCTTCTCCGGCTGACGGGTTAATACCGGCCACAACGAGTCAATATGCTCACTCATGCTCTTATTGGGATCGGAAACATATCGGCTGTCATGCACCCGCGGCAGATCGAAATTCTCCAGCACAAACGCCAGAAGGTTAAAATCTTCGCGCTCACGCTGAATAAAATAGCGATATAAAATTCTTTCCGGTTCGATTTTCGGTGCGCAGTCCGCAAACGTTTTACTGTCGGTAAATATCCGCGACGTTTGCACTGCCTCAAACAGTTCCTGATAGCGATCGGAAGGCGTCAGGATATCTGGAGCGGGGAGACCGCGAATCGGCTCCGGTTGTGGCTCAATGTTAGCGTCCAGACCAGCTTCGTAGTCATGATAATAAGCTTCAAAGTCAGTCTGATTATTGTCAATGATTAGGTCATTTTGGTTAAAAGTGATAAAAACCTCCTGATGCCAATTGATATCGACAATGTTATCGCTGTAATTTCGAAAGAAGCGCTTAGTATAGTACTCTGGTCTCACAACGCAACCCGCTGTATTTATTACCAGTAATAACACTATATTTCAAAAAATGAATCACTTCCCCGCTCAGTTATATTTTTACGCCTTTATTTATATTTATTCTTATCCACAGACATAAACTGACAGAAATGGGCAGAGGCTGAGAAATTTATTGGTTTAGCGCAGCGGGAAAGGTCACAAAAAAGAGCGGCGAAAGCTGGCCCAGCCCCAGCTGTAGCGCAGAAAAGCAGCAGAGGATGACTTAAGGAAAATTCTTAGCGCGCCTGCCTTTTGTTCATGAGCAAAATTAACCAGGCAAGAACGAAAAGTAAGTAAAAATATTGGCATTTATCATTTACATTATTTTAAAAGAGTCGAATACTGTCTCAGCCAGATCGTCGTGCAGCCCTTGCCACGCCTGGCATCAATAAGTTTATCTGATAGCAAACCAGACACGTTAATTAATAGTTAAGGAACTCTTGTGGCACCGGTAGTAAATAAATCCGCAGCGTTGCACTCGGAAAGTCTTGCTGATGAAGATGACAGTTTAGTTTCCTCCCCCGAAATCGATTCCATCAATAAAACCTATATTACCCGCGGCACGCGTCGCTTTATGCACGCCACGCTGGCACTGTTTTGTGCCGGGCTTTCAACATTTGCCGTCCTCTACTGTGTCCAACCGATCCTTCCTGTCTTCTCCCAGAGCTTTAACCTGACGCCTGCCCAGAGCAGCCTGTCGCTCTCGGTGACCACAGCAATGATGGCGCTGGGTCTGCTGGTGACCGGCCCGCTGTCAGACGCCATCGGGCGGAAATCGGTGATGTCGGTGTCGCTTTTGCTGGCGGCGTTCTTCACCCTGATCTGCGCCATGATGAGTAGCTGGGAAGGCGTGCTGGCGATGCGCGCGCTGACCGGACTTGCCTTAAGCGGCGTTGCTGCGGTGGCCATGACCTGGCTCAGCGAGGAGCTGCATCCCGTCTTCCTCTCCTTTTCGATGGGGCTCTATATCAGCGGCAACTCCATTGGCGGGCTGGTTGGCAGGCTCTCGACAGGGATGCTGGCCGATCACTTTTCCTGGAACGTCTCGCTGTTTGTTGTAGGCCTGTTTGCGCTGGCAGCCGCAGCGCTGTTCTTCCGTCTGCTGCCTCCTTCTCAGCACTTTCGCGCCTGTTCGCTGCGGCCCCATAAGCTGCTGGTAAACTTTATGTTCCAGTGGCGGGATATGGGGCTGCCGATGCTGTTCCTGATCGGGTTCGTGCTGATGGGCAGCTTCGTCACGCTGTTCAACTATGTCAGCTACCGTTTTCTGGCCGCCCCTTTTTCTCTCAGCCAGACGGTGGTTGGTCTGCTCTCAGTGGTTTACCTGACCGGCACCTACAGCTCGCCGCGCGCCGGGATGATGACGGTAAAATATGGTCGCGGCGTCGTCCTGATGGGATCGCTGATGCTGATGCTGACTGGCCTGCTGGCTACCCAGTTCACCACCCTGGTGCTGGTGCTGCCCGGGCTGATGTTGTTTGCGGCGGGCTTTTTTGCTGCGCACTCTGTGGCCAGTAGCTGGGTTGGGCATCGCGCACGTCGTGCCAGAGGCCAGGCTTCCTCTCTCTATCTGTTCTTTTATTATCTCGGCTCCAGCGTTGCGGGCACGCTGGGCGGCGTGTTCTGGCACGGTTGGGGCTGGATGGGCGTCTCGGCATTTGTCGCCGTTATGCTGCTGGGCGGCCTGTGGCTGGCTAACAGGCTGCGCAAGATCCCCGTTCTGGTGAAAAAAGTGCGATAACGTATGGGCGGAGGTGCTCCTCCGCCCTTGCGCCTTCTCCTGCCCTGACGATTTACATCCCTCTGCTCAACCATTAAGCTACCGCCCTGATCAAGCCCAATCCCCTGCCAGCTGCCCTTTTCAGGCCGGGAACTGACTTCAAAGGAGCAGTGATGAGCGACATGGAAAACCTGCATGCCATGGTGATCTTCGCCAAAGTGGTGGAGACGCTCAGCTTTACCGAAGCGGCGAAACTGGTGGGCGTGTCGAAATCCTCCGTCAGTAAAGAGATCGCTGCGCTGGAAGTCCGGCTGGGCACCAAACTGCTGCAACGCACCACCCGTAAAATCGCGGTGACCGAGGTCGGCATGACCTGGTATCACTACTGCGCCCGCATTCTCAGTGAAGTGAAGAGCGCTGACCTGTTTATCCGTCAGTATCATGAAGAGCCAACCGGCAGCCTGCGCGTGGTGGCGCCGGTCACCTTCGGCTGCCAGTGCATAGTGCCGGTGCTTAATCAGTTTGTAGCGAATAACCTGCATGTCAGCGTCGATCTTGACCTCACCGACCGCCCTGTGAATCTGGTGGATGACAATGTGGACCTGGCGATTGTGATCCGGCGCGATCCGCCTGAACATCCCCACGCTACGCCGCTGATGGATATCAGCTGGGGCTTGTATGCCGCGCCTGACTATCTCAGGCGCCACCCGGCGATTACCCAACCGGACGACCTCCCCCGTCACGACTTTGTTCTGTTTCGCGGCCCGGCCCATACGCTTTCGCTGCCTTTTCGTCGTGACAAGCTCAGGCGGGACATTGAGGTGCGCAGCCGCTTTCGCGCCAACAACAGCACTGCGCTGGTCAACTCCGCCATTGCGCAGACCGGCATCGCCTATCTTCCGGCCTATATTGCCAGGGAAGCCGTCAATGAGGGCAGGCTGTGTGCTGTGTTACCCGACTGGGAAATGGATCTCTACAAATCGTGGATCCTGACTAAAAGCGAGAGTCTGATTTCACCGCGCGTCAGGGTGTTTATTGAGGATTTAAAGCAGGCTTTGCAGCAGGAGAGATAAAGGCGGAAGCGCTGTTCCGCCTTTTTAAACTTAGTAGTAGTTACCGTGACGGTAATCCCAGGTGGTAAAGGTGTCTGACAGCATCGACATAATTTTGTCCACATCCAGCCCTTTACGGATCAGTACCGGGCACGGCGTGATATTACGCTCGCCTTTCTGCTCCGGCACCAGTTTGCCCTGAT belongs to Erwinia pyri and includes:
- a CDS encoding AroM family protein produces the protein MKARKIGTLTIGQAPRSDITPILDKALPDHVTCLHAGVLDGLDDATIAARFPVEPGEAVLTSRLLDGRAIVMGKTAVGIAVQQKISELAAAGCEMVVLLCTGEFHGLHGDGAWLIEPDRILPPTLNALVGDRQAGILVPLASQIASELEKWKGAARKPVFAVASPYTATEEEIAAAARSLAEQGAEIILTDCMGYTGWHQAICARHVDQPVVLSNQLLADLLRNVL
- a CDS encoding ABC transporter substrate-binding protein, whose protein sequence is MKKFVLTALVLFAASASAAEPLRFGVDPTFPPFESKAPDGSLRGFDIEMGNAICHQMQVKCVWVQTGYDGIIPALQARKFDAILSAMAMTDKRRQQVAFTDMLYNTPSALVTKKNSGLTPDAAALKGKTVGVAQGTTQETYAKAVWASAGIQVVSYPNQEEIWPDLASGRVEATLTSAAAAETGFLKSPQGKDYQISGNTLYNKEYFGEGVGIGLRKEDTKRVAEINAALAELHKNGTYDKLAKKYFSFDVYHLQK
- a CDS encoding alpha,alpha-trehalase, which encodes MLLLVINTAGCVVRPEYYTKRFFRNYSDNIVDINWHQEVFITFNQNDLIIDNNQTDFEAYYHDYEAGLDANIEPQPEPIRGLPAPDILTPSDRYQELFEAVQTSRIFTDSKTFADCAPKIEPERILYRYFIQREREDFNLLAFVLENFDLPRVHDSRYVSDPNKSMSEHIDSLWPVLTRQPEKHSEFSSLLPLPEPYVVPGGRFGETYYWDSYFSMLGFAASGRTDLLKNMADNFAWMIDTYGHIPNGNRTYYLSRSQPPVFAMMVELFEKDGVNEAHRYLKHLKREHAFWMDGQESLTPNEAYRHVVMLSDGSVLNRYWDDRDTPRDESWIEDVETARNSARPSGEVYRDLRAGAASGWDFSSRWLSEPGRLESIQTTSIVPVDLNAFLYKLETTIARLSAEKKDQVTAELFQQKAVRRREILDKYLWDAEAGLYRDYNWREREKGAFSAASVTPLYVGMASLDQATQTAAAIRSHLLAPGGVLCTVEETGEQWDRPNGWAPMQWMAIKGFNNYGEELLAKEIATRWLQVVGATYHRHHKMVEKYNVAGRAPVLAGGGEYPLQDGFGWTNGVTRRLLAMYPDAAPQR
- a CDS encoding LysR family transcriptional regulator is translated as MSDMENLHAMVIFAKVVETLSFTEAAKLVGVSKSSVSKEIAALEVRLGTKLLQRTTRKIAVTEVGMTWYHYCARILSEVKSADLFIRQYHEEPTGSLRVVAPVTFGCQCIVPVLNQFVANNLHVSVDLDLTDRPVNLVDDNVDLAIVIRRDPPEHPHATPLMDISWGLYAAPDYLRRHPAITQPDDLPRHDFVLFRGPAHTLSLPFRRDKLRRDIEVRSRFRANNSTALVNSAIAQTGIAYLPAYIAREAVNEGRLCAVLPDWEMDLYKSWILTKSESLISPRVRVFIEDLKQALQQER
- a CDS encoding DUF2817 domain-containing protein; translation: MRSLPDYSAQRARFLAAVARAGGANTAYPHPLSGPHGETLFTDVAVVGDPAAQKLMLIVSGTHGVEGYYGSESQIAWLETVKAAAMPDNVALVMVHLINPWGTAHLRRVNEDNADLNRNFINFVAGPPDNHAYGELHAVYTCRDIDGPERAQADALLLEKRQTLGWAGVKRIVEAGQYQYADGIFYGGQQASWSHLTMKTIIDHHLSRAKEIVSFDLHTGAGAYGHPMLMAIAEHDYPALQQARAIFGAWLTVLITGAGRDSETGVTATATGYLSQFMLDNLPQTQLLQLVVECGTLEGEEMHRRVRNDHWLHLFGDPASEQGLQIKRDLFDGFYPDDPDWQVTIALRTRQIFVRAWTALTQPDAHPVR
- a CDS encoding helix-turn-helix domain-containing protein; its protein translation is MISEALASSQQLMNRVPLLAGSQQREDYEQALQLAEYLVENDPDNPLLALLCDKIDLYESLSSEFAAFNARLKAIHTGVGVLRTLIDQYQLKLSDFEQEIGKKSLVSRILSGDRKLTIEHIRALSRRFGVPVELFIDK
- the pepE gene encoding dipeptidase PepE gives rise to the protein MKLLLLSNSASPGLRYLEHAVPLVGRDLKPGQKVVFIPFAGVTQSWDTYTDKVRDAFRDLNIEIVGVHTLSDPQAAIAAADAIMVGGGNTFNLLKECRARGLLQPIAEAVKTDTFYVGWSAGSNLACPTIRTTNDMPIVDPGGFDALNLFPRQINPHFTNALPTGHQGETREQRIRELLALSPELEVIGLPEGNWIEMNGDQAYAYGPHPTLLFKAGEEAITLPAGEPLL
- a CDS encoding MFS transporter codes for the protein MAPVVNKSAALHSESLADEDDSLVSSPEIDSINKTYITRGTRRFMHATLALFCAGLSTFAVLYCVQPILPVFSQSFNLTPAQSSLSLSVTTAMMALGLLVTGPLSDAIGRKSVMSVSLLLAAFFTLICAMMSSWEGVLAMRALTGLALSGVAAVAMTWLSEELHPVFLSFSMGLYISGNSIGGLVGRLSTGMLADHFSWNVSLFVVGLFALAAAALFFRLLPPSQHFRACSLRPHKLLVNFMFQWRDMGLPMLFLIGFVLMGSFVTLFNYVSYRFLAAPFSLSQTVVGLLSVVYLTGTYSSPRAGMMTVKYGRGVVLMGSLMLMLTGLLATQFTTLVLVLPGLMLFAAGFFAAHSVASSWVGHRARRARGQASSLYLFFYYLGSSVAGTLGGVFWHGWGWMGVSAFVAVMLLGGLWLANRLRKIPVLVKKVR